A single Dreissena polymorpha isolate Duluth1 chromosome 14, UMN_Dpol_1.0, whole genome shotgun sequence DNA region contains:
- the LOC127856894 gene encoding transmembrane protein 26-like, whose amino-acid sequence MTVARSEQPTQNTTGSGGSTLDNLLNIEETTWIVVIQETLIYVLLFGRWLNDDVAGKNLSQQLINFLASASDIMELYALFDLPDVQTHFTSTIAVLAIWSMSFIQFIPVLTKTIHRQNAVADSSPPSIEAGENKKSAPSSRNFHIAEVVLTFLFQDGPFLAVRLFIIINFNTISHSLVFFVIKNVVTIMLLIYRLAVLLKAKPGKKQQ is encoded by the exons ATGACAGTCGCGCGGTCTGAGCAGCCGACTCAGAACACTACCGGCTCCGGGGGCAGCACCCTG GACAACTTGCTGAATATCGAGGAGACCACGTGGATAGTCGTGATCCAGGAGACGCTTATCTACGTGCTGCTGTTCGGCCGCTGGCTCAACGACGACGTGGCCGGCAAGAATCTTTCGCAGCAACTCATCAACTTCCTGGCAAGCGCCTCCGACATCATGGAGCTGTACGCGCTATTCGACCTGCCCGACGTGCAGACGCACTTCACCAGCACTATTGCTGTGCTGGCCATCTGGTCGATGAGTTTCATCCAGTTTATTCCGGTTCTTACCAAAACCATACACCGTCAGAATGCAGTGGCCGACTCGTCTCCACCGTCCATCGAAGCGGGAGAAAACAAAAAATCAGCTCCAAGTTCGCGGAATTTTCATATAGCGGAAGTTGTCTTGACCTTCCTCTTCCAAGACGGGCCGTTCCTGGCAGTACGTCTGTTCATCATAATTAACTTCAACACAATATCGCATAGCTTGGTTTTCTTCGTGATCAAAAACGTCGTCACAATTATGTTGCTGATATACCGCCTCGCTGTGTTATTAAAGGCTAAGCCCGGAAAGAAACAACAGTAA